CATTCAGCCATGAACACGTCGCGGAATGCCTGCATCTTCCCCGCGGCAATCGACACGGATGCCTGCACCGAGCCGGCCTCTCTCCCGGCGACAAGCACCATCTCGCCGTCGTTGTTCATAGACGCCAGCTCCACCCTCGCCGGCCTCCCGAACCCGAAGTCCAGCCCGTACGCGGGGAACCACGGCGACCCTACCAGGACGACCGCGCGGCCGGGCTGGATGGCCGTGAACTTGGTCCACCACCGGGCGCGGTCGCGGAGCGGGTCGCGCTTCACCTCCGCGACGGCCTCCCTGACAGCCAGGAGCGCCCGGGCGGGCCCGTCCGGCCCCGCGAGCACCGACCCACTCAGCGAGGCCGTGCAGAGCGCGACGCAGTTGCCGGCGTAGGCTTCCGGCACCGGGGGCGACACGTAGGCGCGGCAGTCCGCGAGGAAGGCGGCGAACACCGGGGCGTCGTCGGCGAAGCCGCTGGCGCGCGCGATGGACACCCACCCGTGCGCCGCCAGGGCGGCGAAGGTGGACGGCGCCGTGCCGATGTTCGCCGCGGACGCAAGCCTCTGCTTGAGACGCCGCACCGCGGACGCCGCGAAGGTGAAGGTTCGCCGGCTGAGGCGACGCCGGGCGTCGAGCGCGGGATCTTGCTTCGGAGCAATCTGCGTTGGTTCAGTGACATGGATTGGAAGCTTTGGCGAACAAATTGCATAGGATCACTTTGACATCCAGCGCTCACCCTGGGCAAGTTCGGGGCGATTTGCTGCAAGAACAGCCCGGCGAGCTCCTCGTCGCCGTGGAACCGCACCAGCCTCCGGTCATGCAGCGCAGCCGACCCGGCGGGCACCCGGCcaccggccgctgccgccgcccacATCTCCAAGAACCGCCAAATGCCGCGCCCGTCCGCCGCCGTATGGTGCAAGGCCACCCCCAGTGccacgccaccgccgccaccgacgaacTCCGTCACCTGCTTACCCACGCATTCCGCATAAGGAAAGACAACCCCGGATAACTTACACGTGTGAGGTCAGGTGTGACGCGTACCTGCGCGGCCATCACGGGCGCCGGGAGCTGGTCACGGCGGATGTTCGGGACAAGCTGTCCGAGAGCGTCCTGGTCGTGTTCCGACCCCTCCTCGACCAGCCGCTCGAAATCGAGGTCCGTCTCGGCCTCGACGAACGTGACGCCTCGGCAGGAGCAGCCCTCCCGCTCGTCCGGGAGGACGATCGACAGTGCGCGCGAGTCCGGCGAGTATGTGAGCTCGCCGGCGAAGGGGTGGAAGGCCGGGAGCACTTGCGCGAGGGAGGACCTGAGGGTGCCGACGACGTCAGAGAACGGGACGCGGGGCAGGGACCGGAAGAGGAAGACGCGGCGGACTGGGGGCAGCGCCACCCAGAACGCGTCGAACGGGGACAGCGGGACGAGCCGGCCGGGGTCCGGGAGCTCCGCGCCGCCAGCGGCGGGGAGGGGGACGGCGGTGGTGCTCCTCGTGCGCACCATGGGCGGCATGTTTCCCGATCTGTTCGGTGGCATTCACAGCTTCCTCTTCTGGCATAACCGCATATTAAAATCGCTGGAAGCGGCGGCGAAGCTGTCTGCTTGCGCGCTTCCGCGGCGCGCGCTTGGCGGCATGGCCGACCCAGCGGCAGTCTACAAGACTCGTGTCCGATTTCAACGTTTCTTCATCTGATTATTTCTGAAAAAAAACTGTTTTTCCATCCTTTTCATGGTTTCTGTTTTTCATGATTTTCACGAATATTGAAGCAGTTGCAATCTGAGTCGAGACCCACGAAAGCACCCAGCATTGTATGAGCGTTATCATTTAGTGCCACATATGTGGACGCTTCTCGCCCGAACGGACACATGACACTCGTCCAAACGTGTGGGCAAAACTGCTCTTCGCCCACACTACGCTCACACCATGATAGATGGCAACTACAAGTGTGTATATGTGGCAACTAGTTAATCAAACACATCAACTATCGTTGGCCATATATGGCAACTATGGTTTAACCACATGTGGCAACTCCAATTATTTACACATTATACATATGTGGCTACTAGCTaatcacacatggcaactatggttaATCATACATGACAACTATGGTTTGACCACACATGGCAATTTCAATTAGTTACACACATGACAACTAAATTTGATTACACACGCGTTCACGCTCATGGGGTGGGGTGAGCAGTTGCCACAAAGGTGTGTGGGCCGTCGTAGCTGCGCCCAAACGTGTGGACAATTTTAATGTTCGAGTCGTGTGGGTTTTCTCTTGGGTACGACCGGACGACTCGTGTCGGCTGTCCATTATACCACACGTGTGACAGTTATCAGTGTCCTAAATGATAACGTCCACACATGTGGCACAATTCAACATAGCCCAAATGCAGTCAATGTCGTTTGATTTATTTGCACAAATATTGAAGCAGTTGCCATCTGCGTCCTTCCTTTTTCAGGAGTAGGTATacttttgttcattttgccatttttcttcttctttttgtaagAACAATTTCCTTTATAGAGacgtatttttggaaaatatgaaccTTTTATATATCCACAAACATTTTTCTTGCATATGTAATTTTTTAAATACTTGGATATTTCTTTGATCCAATAATTATTCTTGACATCCAAGATTCTTTCTAAAAAAATGTATTAAcattttgcaaacattttttaacaTACATGAACACTTTTTATTAACGCACGAACATTTATTTTCTGTATGTGGTTTTCTATAGTGCAAGACATTTTTATTGAGACTTTTATATATAACAAATAATGTATTTGAGAATTGTATAAAAATTAAAATGTATTGTGGAGCCAGATAGACACTGGCCCATATATGATCGTTGCAGGCGAGCATGTGGGTTGCAGTTCTATGCCACATCGATCAACACAAGTCTTGTTTGTTTTGAGCTATTATACGATGAGCTAGTTGCAGGGGAAAATTTGTTGTGCTAAGAGCAACTTTAGTAGAGTCATCGTATCGTTTCGATTGTCATAATAGCCATTATTATATGATTTTGGCAAAAAATGACACTAGCAGAGTTGTTATACCTGGCAAGACCGTTATAATTTATGGAACGCCCTTCGTATATAGCCTTCTAGCCTTCATATATGGCAACTCGTGGCTTTCTTTTGTTGCATATAAATTATATGTGGCacataaggccttgtacaatgggaggtgcttagaaaaataaaccgaatTTTTctaaagcaccggtgcctatttctataggAGAGACGTTTAATTGTACgatgggaggtgcttagagaaataaactagGCTTTTTTTAAGTGCCAGAGCGTCTCTTCTATaaaaataagcaccggtgcttcagaaaaatccggtttatttttctaagcatctttCTAAGCACCTTTCATTATACAAGGCCTAAAAAACTTCAAATGGCCCACATCTCATGTGAGATGACAGGGAGGTTGGGAAAAAAGTGATGTCTCACTAACGAGTACGCCCCATGATTTTGGACACAGTAAATATAAAAACTATGAGTTTGGGCATAAGAATAGTAGGCTTATCTATATGGAGCATGCTTGATATGGTGGATGGCAATCACAAATATGACGTCTCTGCTTAGTTGCTCTAACAATGATCTACGATGACCGTTGTTTGTTTAGCAGTAGAGTGGTTGTGACATAGCTAAAAGCAAATACATCAATCAGGCCATAGTTTTATCATTTGGCTatctctttcttttccttctcgCAAGGCAACTAGGCAAAATCTTCTTTCCCTCAATCTTTGTCGGTGAGTCAATGGATTTGCTTCCTCTCTGCTCGCCACTTCGATGGCTGGTGTCAAGGAGGGGAATCTAAGTGCCTCAGCTCTGATTAGTAGCTAGGGGAGTAGGGAGCTCAAGCTGACGACAACACTTCATCTTTGAGCCAGTCTTCAGTCTTCAATCCTTCTCGAGATCGTCTATCGGGACGAATTAGACAGATCTCCAGCATAGGCTCCTACCGACTCCTCGAGGCAACGTGGTCAGGATTTTTCATTGTGCATAAACGACGATGAGATTTGATGTTAGTTTTTTCAGTCGATTCAAGGGTTCTAAGACGACGATTGCGGTTGTGGGACGCTAGTTCTCAGGGGCATATGCACAAAAGACTTCTTGACTGTGGTTGACAAGGTCAATAACAACACATCAACGACTCATTTTGTCGGCGGCACGGTCATTCGATGGTTTAGAGAGACTAATGTAATTTTTATATGTTTGGGATGAAATAGATTTGTGTTGttccccaaaaaataaaaaattggaaagCAGCTCCGAAGGTGAGAGCAACTAATTAAGGAGGCTCGTTCGGGAGCCTCCCCAAAGGTCACCTAGGGTGGCCTGAGAGAGTGCCACTTGACGCCCTCTCAACCGCCATCACGTGTCACGCTCTAGACGCTCCCTCTGACTTTTGTTTTTCTTATTTTTCCGCATGCATTTTTGGATTTTAGatgttttttcagtttttttggcTTTTCGGATTTCCACCGGTCTTTCTTAACTTTTGGACAATTTTCTCCGATTTTTTGCCAGGAAAAGTTTTTTTTTTGCTTCTACAACAGGCACGGGTTTGCTTCCTCGAGAGGCACGgctttgcttccgtgagaggcacgatcGCACCTCTCGAAAACGGGAAAAAATGCCTTATCTTTTTTTCTCCCTTCCgcaagaggcatggccgtgccacTAAAAAACGGAAAAGACGCGTTTTTCTTTTTTCCGTTtcacgagaggcatggccgtgcttctcgaaaacaaaaaaaaaacatgaTTGCTTTTTCTTTCTTCCGCTAAAGGCATGGATGTGCCTCTCGAAAATGAAAAAAGATGTGTTTTTTCCCTTCCATAAGAGACAgggtttgctttcgcgagaggcctcttagaaacaaaaaaaaaacgTATTTTATTTCTTTCACAAGAGACACAGATTTGCTTCTGCTAGAGACATAGATTTGCTTCCACGAAAGGTACAGTCGTGCCttttttggaaaagaaaaaaaagtatgcTCTCAGTTGGGTTCTTTCCTCCAGTTTCTTTGCccgggttttttcatgaaaaaagttcGTTAAAACCTATCAATATGAGAtataattttgaagatctcgacacgaggaatccaatgatgaaaacggttcgagatttggaaacacggtttaagagataaaatattttaaataaacagatctacgaaaaaGAAAAAACTCCTAGGTAAACTTCTAGGTTGCGACAAGTTGCGTACATGCAGGACATCACTCGTCGCAACCTGGAGAGGTAGAAGTGATTTTTGAATGGAGTATTTCTCAATTAATGATTTCGCTTTTGTTAGAAGCCCAACACGGAGCCTTACGGAACTTCCCGCTGAGCTGCTCGGTCTACTCCGGTTGGGCTAGATCGGAGGTGGGCTGATCGGTGGTGGCCTACATACTAGAAGAGGCCTAATCtcgcctccttcccctcctccagGCTCCAGCCGCCCATGATTTCCCCGGCGGGCGAAGCCGGGCCAAGGGGAAACGACGCCAGGATCTTCAGCGCGAGGCTTGAGTCCCTCCCTGTTGTCGCTCCTGTCCGGCACCCCGGAGGAGATGGAGCCCATGGGTTGCCGCCAAGGGGACTCGACGTTGGCGCCAAGTTCGCCTCCGCGGTGGCGGGGGTCAAatgggctcgtcgccggcgacgatctGGGCGCCATCCCCAGCCACTGCGGCGCCGGCCTTGGCGGAGTTCGATCCCGCCGCGTCCATTACTCGGAAGGCGCCCCAGAGGTGAGGCCGGTTGATCCCGTCGATGATTTTCTACCTATGCCAGAATCCCCGTCTATTGCGGTGTCTGTAGACATTCCGGAGAAGCTCTAGTTCGTCCACGGTTCCGCGCCGGTGCTGCAGTCTCCGCCGTTCCCACCGGCGAAGCCGCCGGCAGCAAATTAGAACAGACTGCACGGTGCGCACCCTTAATTCTATGCCGTTGCCTCCCGTACCTTCCACAAATGATGTAGATCTGGTGGCAAAGGATGGTTCTCCTTCAGAGAAAATGGCCTCAGCATCCATGGCTGCTGTTGATCTGAATGCGGCCGGGTGCGGTGCCTCGGTGCCCATCAGTACGAATGGCGCATCTTATTGGAGATCAGAGGGCCGCAACGACCATTGTGGCAGCAAACTCCACATTTTGAACCAGAAGAAGACTCATGAGCATCCATGGCCATTTTCTCTGTGGATTTAGGGCTAGGAAGAAGCAGTGAAGGGAGCGACCGTAGTAGGACGGCACGAGTTGGCCGGTCGCTACCAGGTAGGAACCTTCCGCCGGCAAACTCAGTAGAGTTGGAATTGAGAAAATAACGATGCTTACACTGTCTCAAGTGACGACAGCACAAAGAAAAAGAGCTACAAACAGCTACACATCAGTTGGGTACCCAAATGTTCCATGATCAATCCCTCGAAAATAGAAAAAGGTTACATAATCAAAGCCTCCGAATACCGTTGATGCACAAAGGCATGGGTCTACAATGGGCGACAAAGCCTATCCGGCCTCATCGTGCTGCTGGACCGGTGGCCACCGTTGACGCCGTGCTAGAGTTAGGTACCATCCTGAGCGTTGCGCTGCTCTGGGCGACATCAGAGGTGGGCTGGTTGGTGGCATACATACTAGAACTTGAGCTGGGATCACCATTGGCGCTACCGGTGTTGACGATGCTGCGGCTCTCCTCGAGTTCAAGGCACTCCAGCAACTGCGCCATCATGCGGGTCATCGTCGGTCGCTTCGCGGGAGTTTGCGCCATGCACTCGAGGGCAAGGTCGGCGACCTTCCACACACCGTTGACATCATAGTCGCCTTGCATGCGTGCATCCACAACGCCCTCGATGTCCCCAGATGAAAGGCGCTGCTGCACCCACTTGACAATATGAATGGGTTGTGCCTGCGGGATTTGCACGAACGGAGGTTTCCCCGTGATCACCTCCAGCAACACGACACCAAAGCCGTACACATCGCTCTTTTCAGTGAGCTCTAGGACTGTCGCGTACCTGCAGTGCATATGTGCACATATGTGATGGATTTGTGTTACAGTCGTCTCAGTCGCATCGCTAGAATTATACTGAATTCTCAACAACTTAAAGCAAGGAGACATACTCGGGGGCAAGGTAGCCTGGTGTGCCAACCACCCTGGCTGTGGATACATGGGTATCACCATCCTGATTGAAAGCCTTCATCAAGCCAAAATCAGCAACCTTAGCTTTTAGATTTGCATCCAGTAGGATGTTTGACGTCTTCACATCCCGGTGTATGAAAGGCGGGCTACATGCCTTGTGCAGATACTCGAGCCCTGCATGCACATCATACCGTTGACATTGGCTACACCACATGTGCTAGCATGCAAATTCCTAGAGATCAAAAGCAACAAATGATGGGATAACATAATCCAAGCCAGAAGAATGTATACCTTGCGCGGACTCCAGTACAATATGGAGTCTCTGTCTCCAGGTTAAACATCCATCATTGCGATCTCTCCCTGCAGAACATGGTCAGTGTTAGCATTGGGGAACTTGAAAATGGAGATTCCAAATGCTCCTAGAGTTGAAATGACCTCTGAGTTTATGTTGGAGGTCTCCTTCGGACATATACTCATATACAAGGGCCATGTACTCCCCATCCTTGCAATAACCAATCAGGCTGACTAGATTCCTGTGATGAAtccctgtcaagttttgtgcctgAGCCAGAAGAAAACAGATTAATTAGATACTGTCCAAACGAATCTAGGTGACTATTTACATACTCGATCATGCATTACCTCTGTCAAGAACTCTTTTACACCCTGATTGGAAGATTGAGACCGCAGCTTGACTGCAACTTGAGTACCATCCTCCAAGAAGCCATCATATACGGGGCCAAACCCTCCTTCCCCAAGCACTCGCCGGAAGTTGGATGTTATCACCTTCAGTTCCGTGTATGTGAATCGACGATTGCGCGATTGCACGTCACTCTCCTGATTATGTATATTTGCCGGTTCTTCATATGACAATAAAGAACAAAACAAGTATTACCCACTGTGGCACCATCACAATTGCTTGCAGTTACAGATGGACACAGGTAGAACAGTAGTTGTGTTAATGCCAAGTGTTTCTTAGGCTCACCTTGTTTTCTTCTTATTACGAAAAAGAGCAGTAGTACCACTAGTGCTACTACAACCACGGATGCCACTACAACAACAGCAATGTAGCCGGTGGTTTTAGAGTTTCGGTTCTCTTGCGTAGGCTGGCAAGAACTGTTGTTGCTGCAAAGGTTTGGACTGTGGTCGTATCTATCAAAAAGAGGAAGCGATTAGTGGTGTCGGAATAAGATAAATGGCGGCAGAGGCATATCTGATTGATTCACCTTAGAGTTAGGTTGCCATCTTGAATTCGTATCAGAAGGCCGAGCGGAATCGTTCCAGTAAGCTTGTTCCCTGTCAAATCTCTGAAGGAACCAAACAGTTTTGACATAAGAAGAAAAGTGTCGTAAGTATCAACAATAGTAAcacactaacaacattgaaagGACATGTATAATTTTTAAAGTCGTTTTTTTGGTTAAAAAATCCTATGGGATTATTTTGGTACAGTCAATTGCAAAAATGGATAGCAGGGTTGTAGCCAGATCAATCTTAATATTCTTCCATAACTAAAATACTACTACctccgtaccaaaatataagatgtttttgtaggctaaactagcatacaaaaacgtcttacatttcgaTACGGAGGTAATAGATACCAAAGTTAACATGATTCAGAAGTACTTACAGTAGCACGAGAGAGGGTAGTTGTGAAAGACCATCAGGAATTGATCCAGACAAGTTATTATGTGACAAATCCCTAACATATATGCCAGCATATGTAATAGTGAGCTGTACTGCCAAAATTCATCATGAAAATGGATTTTTAAAAAGGGGTACTTACAGGTACTGGATAGCTTTGAGATTGGCGAAGTATGACGATATATCACCACTCAAGCCGCCAAATGACATGTTTCTGTAGAAATGCACAGTAGTTCAGACAGCACATTTATATGCTTAACTCTCATTGTGTGACAGATTAACCCCTTACGCCTGCCAGAAAAACATGTTCAGACTTACACGCTTGTGATTCTCTGAGGTCTGGAGATGGGATAGCTACAGTTCAGACCATCCCACACTAGGTTCTTTGGGGCGCATGGGTCACCCACCCAGTTCCTGTTCAACTGGTACTTAGCCTTGATTGCAGTGATGGCAGATACTATTTTTCAGTAACACAAGGGGGGAAAAAACAGCGCAAGTTAGTCAGACCATGTGCATATCTATGTATATTAAGAAAATTCTAGCGTCTGTATTCACCATCCTGAGGGTCGGTCCCAACcccggcggtggaaataggggtAAAAAGCTCGGCGGCATTGATGAACGGCGGTAGTATTGTGGAGTTGATCTCCATGATCGGTCGCAGTGTCGTGGCGTTGGCGGCTCCTAGTATGACGAGGTTCTCCTTGGGGCTGACGAACGGGACGGGTCGTCCGGTGGTCCTGGAGACGACGGTGGTGACAAGGTAATCAAAGTCGCCTATGAGCCAGGAAGCAGAGGAGTTGGGCCGCTTGAGGCTGATGAGGAACAGGCGCCGCTCCTGCTTGCCGTCCACGGTCTCCAGCTCCGCCAAATAGAAGACAGGCAGGAGCCTGCAATGGGAACGTGCAAATTACCACTTACTCAGATGCAAGATATTGGCTGGAACTTGAAGTCGCAATTCATAGTATGCTGTGAAGTACTGCTAATATGAATGGATTTTGGCTGGATCATGTGCGCACCCAGGCATGGGGTAGACGTGGTTGGGCTCGGCGTCCCAGGGGAACCACATGACGTTCCTGGTGGTGTTGCTCGGCCGGACGGCAGTCTGCATCACCACCGAGGGCACGTCGTAGAGCGGCTTGCGATCCTCCACCTCCATGGCCACCTTGGACGACGTCAAGATGGTAGTCCACTGGTCCTCCGGGTTGGTGTACGGGACCCACACACGGTCGTACGTGTCGTTCGGGTACCTGATCAGATCGGCGGCGCCGAAGTTGTGCCGGCCGACGAGCACCAGCCCCTGCGTGGCGTTTGCCTGCGGGTACAGCGTGTCCTTGAGGGGCCGCAGCTCCAGCGACGAGATGAAGGGCGTCCCGGACCGTGTGTTCACCAGGCAGACCTGCACGGAGTCGTCCGGGACGACGGCGATGACCTCTGCGACGTGCACTGCGTCGGGTTTCGAGATGTTCACCGTCTTCCAGAAGTTGACGCCGAGGTAGAGGTCGAAGATGGGAGGCTTGTTGAGACCGTCGTAGTCGCCGTACATGAAGGTGGCCCGGACCAGGTACTTGGACGTTCCCGCCACGAAGGACGGGAGGGCGTAGCAGCCGCGCCGCCCCGGCGGGCCGGGGAAGCTGCGGAGGCTGAGCACCTGCCGGTGGCTTCTCCAGTGGGACTGGTCGATGTACTCGGCCGAGACGTTGTAGTTAGAGCCGGGGCCGATGAAGCCGGCGTCTGAGGTGTAGGCCAGCTCGGTGGCGTCGTCCACGTAGCTGCTCTGCTCAGAGAGGCCGCAGTCGATGCTGATGAAACCTGAGAGCATGGACATGATGCTTGAGCCTTTGCCTGCCTGCATGCGAGTAGGATAGCATAGCGTACAAGATGTTGGAGCTCAGTACCGGTGCTGTCGGGCGCGCTCTGGCAACGAACATGAGAGACGCCGCCGGCCAGGCAATGCAGGAGCAACAACCACGGGGCCGCCATTGCTCTCCGTGATGATCGCTCCAGTTCACGACGACAACGTGCAGACATGCTGCTACCTTGTGCACCCGGCGCTTAGAGGGGCTAGCTAACTAGGACAAAAAAAGTACATGCTGGGCGACATATAAGTAGAGCCTTCACCCAGagtcatgcaatgcaaccaaaggCGCTTGGGATGAGCGGTTAGCCGTCTCAAGATCAAAGAGTCATGCAACCAAGATACTTGCACGTACATGTGATAAACCTTATCATTTGACACGCAGTTATATATCTATTCACCTCAAGTCAACTGCAAGGCAACGAGCCCATCCAATAGCTAGCTTGCAGGCACACCTTCAAATTATTGGCGTCAAGGTCAACGTTGCGCAAGCACAGAACAAGTAAGCAGATTGGTCCATGATTAGCGGGGTATAGAGTAGAGAAACACGTAATGTAATGCTCAAGATAAACCGGCCAACCAGGGAAGCCGGCCACCCTGGCTTAGGTTGACTCGTTGCTGGGCCAACTAGCCGTTCATCACACCGTACCAGGTATACTCTGTTTCCTCCCAACCAAAGCAACTCATGAAGCACACAAGTCTACAATAATTATCTCTCTGTATGTTTCACTCTGGAGGGCGGTGACCAACTGCGGCCGTAGCGGAGATCAACAGTGGCAGTCGTGGTCGTGTGGTGGAGGCGGTGAGAGGCGGCAGTTTTGTGGCGCGGACTGGTGGCTCGGTTGCCCGGCACCGGCAGTGGATCCGTAT
Above is a window of Triticum aestivum cultivar Chinese Spring chromosome 6B, IWGSC CS RefSeq v2.1, whole genome shotgun sequence DNA encoding:
- the LOC123133865 gene encoding anthocyanin 5-aromatic acyltransferase: MPPNRSGNMPPMVRTRSTTAVPLPAAGGAELPDPGRLVPLSPFDAFWVALPPVRRVFLFRSLPRVPFSDVVGTLRSSLAQVLPAFHPFAGELTYSPDSRALSIVLPDEREGCSCRGVTFVEAETDLDFERLVEEGSEHDQDALGQLVPNIRRDQLPAPVMAAQVTEFVGGGGGVALGVALHHTAADGRGIWRFLEMWAAAAAGGRVPAGSAALHDRRLVRFHGDEELAGLFLQQIAPNLPRIAPKQDPALDARRRLSRRTFTFAASAVRRLKQRLASAANIGTAPSTFAALAAHGWVSIARASGFADDAPVFAAFLADCRAYVSPPVPEAYAGNCVALCTASLSGSVLAGPDGPARALLAVREAVAEVKRDPLRDRARWWTKFTAIQPGRAVVLVGSPWFPAYGLDFGFGRPARVELASMNNDGEMVLVAGREAGSVQASVSIAAGKMQAFRDVFMAE